One window from the genome of Sphingomonas lacunae encodes:
- the gcvPA gene encoding aminomethyl-transferring glycine dehydrogenase subunit GcvPA: MRYLPLTNEDRSAMLDRIGAGSIDDLFVDVPELARLSGPIEGLPHHASEMAVERHMRGLAGRNLVAGEVPFFLGAGAYRHHVPASVDHLIQRGEFLTAYTPYQPEIAQGTLQMLFEFQTQVARLLGCDIANASMYDGSTACWEAIGMAGRVTKRSKAVLAGGLHPHYVGVARTMAKFTGDTLVELPVAVDADTATAASAAIDGETSCVVVQYPDIFGNVFDLRPIADAAHAAGALLIAVVTEPVALGLIESPGAMGADIVVGEGQSLGVGLQFGGPYVGLFACKEKYVRQMPGRLCGETVDANGKRGFVLTLSTREQHIRREKATSNICTNSGLCALAFSIHMTLLGEAGLRQLAAINHAKAQATASALTAIPGVTLRTPAFFNEFTVDLPDEARPIVRALADKGVLGGVSLGRLYPEQPGLANGLVVAVTETVTDADITAFATSLKELLA, from the coding sequence CTGACCAATGAAGACCGCAGCGCCATGCTTGACCGCATCGGCGCGGGTTCGATCGACGACCTGTTTGTCGACGTGCCTGAATTGGCCCGCCTGTCGGGCCCGATTGAGGGGCTGCCCCATCACGCCAGCGAAATGGCGGTCGAACGCCACATGCGCGGCCTAGCGGGCAGGAATCTGGTCGCGGGCGAAGTGCCCTTTTTCCTCGGCGCCGGCGCCTATCGGCACCATGTTCCGGCCAGCGTCGATCATTTGATCCAGCGCGGCGAATTCCTTACCGCCTACACGCCCTATCAGCCGGAAATCGCGCAGGGCACACTGCAGATGCTGTTTGAATTCCAGACGCAGGTCGCCCGCCTGCTCGGCTGCGACATCGCCAATGCGTCGATGTATGATGGCTCGACGGCGTGCTGGGAAGCTATCGGCATGGCCGGCCGCGTCACCAAGCGCAGCAAGGCGGTCCTCGCCGGTGGTCTCCACCCGCACTATGTCGGCGTTGCCCGCACCATGGCGAAATTCACCGGGGACACGCTGGTGGAACTGCCGGTCGCGGTTGACGCCGATACCGCCACTGCCGCCAGCGCCGCGATCGATGGCGAAACCAGCTGCGTCGTCGTCCAATATCCCGACATTTTCGGCAATGTCTTCGATCTGCGCCCGATTGCCGACGCCGCCCATGCGGCAGGCGCGCTGCTCATCGCCGTGGTCACCGAACCCGTCGCCCTCGGCCTGATCGAAAGCCCCGGCGCGATGGGTGCCGACATTGTCGTGGGCGAAGGCCAGTCACTCGGCGTCGGCCTACAGTTCGGCGGGCCGTACGTGGGCCTGTTCGCCTGCAAGGAGAAATATGTCCGGCAGATGCCCGGCCGCCTCTGTGGCGAAACCGTCGATGCCAATGGCAAGCGCGGCTTCGTGCTCACCCTCTCGACCCGCGAGCAGCATATCCGCCGCGAAAAGGCGACGTCGAATATTTGCACCAATTCAGGGCTTTGTGCGCTGGCCTTCAGCATCCACATGACCCTGCTCGGTGAAGCGGGACTGCGACAGCTGGCGGCGATCAACCATGCCAAGGCACAGGCGACGGCATCGGCGCTTACCGCCATTCCCGGCGTCACCCTGCGCACGCCGGCCTTTTTCAACGAATTCACCGTTGATCTTCCGGACGAAGCCCGGCCGATCGTCCGCGCGCTGGCTGACAAGGGCGTGCTCGGCGGTGTCTCGCTGGGCCGCCTCTATCCCGAGCAGCCGGGCCTCGCCAACGGCCTCGTCGTCGCCGTCACCGAAACCGTCACCGATGCGGACATCACCGCCTTCGCCACGTCGCTCAAGGAGTTGCTGGCATGA
- the gcvPB gene encoding aminomethyl-transferring glycine dehydrogenase subunit GcvPB, which translates to MNKPNAAGWRPEMIAGEGEAPATFTGNRALMLEEPLIFEIGSTSRTGVDFEDKAAAAPSSVLGNLLRSDPIGLPGLSEAETVRHYTRLSRQNYAIDLGLFPLGSCTMKHNPRLNEKMARLPGFADVHPLQPVDTVQGALAVIHELGEWLVKLTGMAAVAMSPKAGAHGELCGILAIRAALEARGDARSVILVPESAHGTNPATAAFAGYKVEDIPATADGRVDVDALKARLGPDVAGVMITNPNTCGLFERDLKTIADAVHAAGGLVYCDGANFNAIVGRVRPGDLGVDAMHINLHKTFSTPHGGGGPGSGPVVFSEALAPFAPLPFVEKTADGRYHLVEEETAGDHHGSAFGRMVAFHGQMGMFSRALTYILSHGADGLRQVAEDAVLNANYVLRSLEDVLDAPFAASGPCMHEALFSDNGLAEGFSTLDVAKGLIDEGYHPMTVYFPLVVHGAMLVEPTETESKAALDQFIGALRHVAERARAGEEALKTAPHFAPRARLDETLAARKPVLVWKDATI; encoded by the coding sequence ATGAACAAGCCCAATGCCGCCGGATGGCGCCCTGAAATGATCGCTGGCGAGGGCGAGGCGCCTGCCACCTTCACCGGCAATCGCGCCCTGATGCTGGAAGAACCGCTGATCTTCGAGATTGGCAGCACCAGCCGTACCGGCGTTGATTTCGAGGACAAGGCCGCTGCCGCGCCGTCCTCGGTGCTGGGCAACCTGCTCCGCAGCGACCCCATCGGCCTCCCCGGCCTGTCAGAGGCGGAAACGGTGCGTCACTATACCCGCCTCAGCCGCCAGAATTACGCCATCGACCTTGGCCTGTTTCCGCTCGGCAGCTGCACGATGAAGCACAACCCGCGCCTCAACGAGAAAATGGCGCGTCTGCCCGGTTTCGCCGATGTCCACCCGCTCCAGCCGGTCGACACGGTGCAGGGTGCGCTCGCCGTGATCCATGAACTCGGCGAATGGCTGGTCAAACTGACCGGTATGGCTGCCGTTGCCATGTCGCCCAAGGCCGGCGCGCATGGCGAGCTTTGCGGCATCCTTGCGATCCGCGCCGCTCTCGAGGCTCGTGGTGACGCGCGCAGCGTCATCCTCGTTCCCGAAAGCGCCCATGGCACCAATCCCGCCACCGCCGCCTTTGCGGGTTACAAGGTCGAGGATATTCCGGCGACCGCTGACGGCCGCGTCGATGTCGATGCGCTCAAGGCTCGGCTGGGACCGGACGTTGCCGGGGTGATGATCACCAACCCCAACACCTGCGGCCTGTTTGAACGTGACCTCAAGACGATTGCCGATGCGGTCCATGCCGCTGGCGGGCTCGTTTATTGCGACGGGGCCAATTTCAACGCCATCGTCGGCCGTGTTCGTCCGGGCGACCTTGGCGTCGATGCCATGCACATCAACCTGCACAAGACCTTCTCGACCCCGCACGGCGGCGGTGGCCCCGGTTCCGGCCCGGTCGTCTTCTCCGAAGCGCTGGCGCCTTTCGCACCGCTGCCTTTTGTCGAAAAGACCGCTGATGGCCGCTACCACCTCGTTGAAGAGGAGACGGCTGGCGATCATCATGGCAGTGCCTTTGGCCGCATGGTCGCCTTCCACGGCCAGATGGGCATGTTCAGCCGCGCGCTGACCTACATCCTCAGCCATGGTGCTGATGGACTGCGTCAGGTTGCCGAAGACGCTGTGCTCAACGCCAACTATGTCCTGCGCAGTCTTGAGGACGTGCTCGACGCGCCCTTCGCTGCCAGCGGCCCGTGCATGCATGAGGCGCTGTTCAGCGACAATGGGCTGGCAGAGGGTTTCTCGACGCTCGACGTGGCCAAGGGGCTGATTGACGAGGGGTATCACCCGATGACCGTCTATTTCCCGCTGGTTGTCCATGGCGCGATGCTGGTCGAACCGACCGAGACCGAGAGCAAGGCCGCGCTCGATCAGTTCATCGGCGCGCTGCGTCACGTCGCCGAGCGCGCACGGGCAGGCGAAGAGGCGCTCAAGACCGCTCCCCACTTTGCCCCCCGCGCCCGTCTCGACGAAACGCTGGCCGCCCGCAAGCCCGTGCTGGTATGGAAAGACGCGACCATTTGA